In the genome of Drosophila yakuba strain Tai18E2 chromosome 3R, Prin_Dyak_Tai18E2_2.1, whole genome shotgun sequence, one region contains:
- the LOC6537248 gene encoding uncharacterized protein LOC6537248 isoform X3, with protein MATFQMEMRQQQKQQQQQQQQHQRTNLRQRAAAVATCKARRQRQHLQPESTDSPQHGTDCIRLWPGCGPSTADRVIGNSPTCNNTSSSSNISSSNSSSSSISGCSCNFGRQRALIMLSMLVVVMALMSGNGVYAAQRDSYNSKDMSSSNNALPNEGVGGSAAGAGEAAAPGPTGVAGSEGGGGSGNNSSGNNKNGHPAAGSGAASESAALTTDASRSSSGSSSGSSTTITGIPSSSLHKASSASSNTFSSQLASGFHRNSIDLEEARNAGPYFDKAFSKNVTALLGKTAYLNCRVKNLGNKTMLLQVSWVRHRDIHLLTVGRYTYTSDQRFRAIHQPQTEDWMLQIKYPQHRDSGIYECQVSTTPHMSHYIHLNVVEPSTEIIGAPDLYIESGSTINLTCIIQNSPEPPAYIFWNHNNAFPSHPQIINYDSPRGGVSVVTNKGDTTTSFLLIKSARPSDSGHYQCNPSNAKPKSVTVHVLNGEFPAAMQHAAPVHPRPSPTRCLFVYLFVCFCSWALAGGSLRCWAPLWPRPRRSESVPPGGRRGSVLDRQWIDVRHSPATCGTSSPAF; from the exons ATGGCAACTTTTCAAATGGAAATGCgccagcagcaaaagcagcaacagcagcaacagcagcagcatcaacgaACGAATTTAAGGCAACGAGCGGCGGCAGTGGCAACATGCAAAGCCAggcgacaacgacaacatctGCAGCCGGAGTCCACTGACTCACCGCAGCACGGCACGGATTGCATAAGACTGTGGCCAGGATGTGGCCCATCCACCGCCGACAGGGTCATCGGCAACTCACCCACCTgcaacaacaccagcagcagcagcaacatcagtagcagcaacagcagcagcagcagcatcagcggttgcagctgcaactttgGACGGCAAAGAGCGCTGATTATGCTCAGCATGCTCGTCGTTGTCATGGCTCTGATGTCCGGCAATGGAG TTTATGCCGCTCAGCGCGACTCCTACAACTCGAAGGATATGAGCAGCAGTAACAATGCCCTGCCCAACGAAGGAGTGGGAGGATCTGCAGCTGGCGCAGGCgaggctgctgctcctggtccCACTGGTGTCGCCGGAAGCGAAGGCGGAGGTGGAAGCGGCAACAATAGCAGCGGAAATAACAAAAACGGCCATCCCGCCGCCGGATCAGGCGCTGCCTCCGAATCCGCTGCGCTGACAACCGATGCCAGTCGCAGCTCCTCTGGCAGCTCCTCTGgcagctccaccaccatcacGGGAATCCCGAGCAGCAGCCTCCACAAGgccagcagcgccagcagcaacacattCTCCTCCCAGCTGGCATCCGGCTTCCATCGCAACAGCATCGATCTGGAGGAGGCCCGCAATGCGGGTCCCTACTTCGACAAGGCCTTCTCCAAGAACGTCACCGCCCTGCTGGGCAAGACGGCCTACTTGAACTGCCGCGTCAAGAATCTGGGCAATAAGACG ATGCTGCTTCAGGTGTCGTGGGTGCGACATCGGGACATACATTTGCTGACAGTTGGCCGATACACATACACGTCGGATCAGCGCTTTCGGGCCATTCATCAGCCGCAGACTGAAGACTGGATGCTGCAAATCAAGTACCCGCAACATCGCGATTCTGGTATCTACGAGTGCCAGGTATCGACCACGCCCCACATGAGTCACTACATTCACCTGAATGTCGTTG AACCCTCGACGGAAATCATCGGTGCACCCGATCTGTATATAGAAAGTGGTTCCACTATAAACCTTACCTGTATCATACAAAACTCACCGGAGCCACCAGCCTATATCTTCTGGAATCACAATAATGCT TTTCCATCTCACCCGCAGATCATCAACTATGATTCGCCGCGCGGAGGCGTGTCCGTGGTCACCAATAAAGGCGATACGACCACATCGTTCCTCCTAATTAAATCGGCGCGTCCGTCAGATTCCGGGCATTATCAGTGTAATCCATCAAATGCAAAGCCCAAAAGCGTTACAGTACATGTGCTCAATG GGGAGTTCCCAGCAGCAATGCAGCACGCGGCACCAGTGCATCCTCGCCCCTCGCCCACTCGCTGTCTGTTTGTGTACCTGTTTGTGTGCTTCTGCAGCTGGGCGCTTGCCGGTGGATCGCTGCGCTGCTGGGCGCCGctctggccacgcccccgccgGTCCGAGTCCGTTCCGCCCGGCGGGCGGCGGGGAAGCGTCCTGGACCGCCAGTGGATCGATGTGCGCCACTCGCCTGCGACGTGCGGCACTTCCTCGCCAGCGTTCTGa
- the LOC6537248 gene encoding uncharacterized protein LOC6537248 isoform X2: MATFQMEMRQQQKQQQQQQQQHQRTNLRQRAAAVATCKARRQRQHLQPESTDSPQHGTDCIRLWPGCGPSTADRVIGNSPTCNNTSSSSNISSSNSSSSSISGCSCNFGRQRALIMLSMLVVVMALMSGNGVYAAQRDSYNSKDMSSSNNALPNEGVGGSAAGAGEAAAPGPTGVAGSEGGGGSGNNSSGNNKNGHPAAGSGAASESAALTTDASRSSSGSSSGSSTTITGIPSSSLHKASSASSNTFSSQLASGFHRNSIDLEEARNAGPYFDKAFSKNVTALLGKTAYLNCRVKNLGNKTMLLQVSWVRHRDIHLLTVGRYTYTSDQRFRAIHQPQTEDWMLQIKYPQHRDSGIYECQVSTTPHMSHYIHLNVVEPSTEIIGAPDLYIESGSTINLTCIIQNSPEPPAYIFWNHNNAIINYDSPRGGVSVVTNKGDTTTSFLLIKSARPSDSGHYQCNPSNAKPKSVTVHVLNGVSHSVSRGVPSSNAARGTSASSPLAHSLSVCVPVCVLLQLGACRWIAALLGAALATPPPVRVRSARRAAGKRPGPPVDRCAPLACDVRHFLASVLRWRWRWSWRWHWKGTQQEHSWHYVKPQSRREAATCRQPFEADIR; encoded by the exons ATGGCAACTTTTCAAATGGAAATGCgccagcagcaaaagcagcaacagcagcaacagcagcagcatcaacgaACGAATTTAAGGCAACGAGCGGCGGCAGTGGCAACATGCAAAGCCAggcgacaacgacaacatctGCAGCCGGAGTCCACTGACTCACCGCAGCACGGCACGGATTGCATAAGACTGTGGCCAGGATGTGGCCCATCCACCGCCGACAGGGTCATCGGCAACTCACCCACCTgcaacaacaccagcagcagcagcaacatcagtagcagcaacagcagcagcagcagcatcagcggttgcagctgcaactttgGACGGCAAAGAGCGCTGATTATGCTCAGCATGCTCGTCGTTGTCATGGCTCTGATGTCCGGCAATGGAG TTTATGCCGCTCAGCGCGACTCCTACAACTCGAAGGATATGAGCAGCAGTAACAATGCCCTGCCCAACGAAGGAGTGGGAGGATCTGCAGCTGGCGCAGGCgaggctgctgctcctggtccCACTGGTGTCGCCGGAAGCGAAGGCGGAGGTGGAAGCGGCAACAATAGCAGCGGAAATAACAAAAACGGCCATCCCGCCGCCGGATCAGGCGCTGCCTCCGAATCCGCTGCGCTGACAACCGATGCCAGTCGCAGCTCCTCTGGCAGCTCCTCTGgcagctccaccaccatcacGGGAATCCCGAGCAGCAGCCTCCACAAGgccagcagcgccagcagcaacacattCTCCTCCCAGCTGGCATCCGGCTTCCATCGCAACAGCATCGATCTGGAGGAGGCCCGCAATGCGGGTCCCTACTTCGACAAGGCCTTCTCCAAGAACGTCACCGCCCTGCTGGGCAAGACGGCCTACTTGAACTGCCGCGTCAAGAATCTGGGCAATAAGACG ATGCTGCTTCAGGTGTCGTGGGTGCGACATCGGGACATACATTTGCTGACAGTTGGCCGATACACATACACGTCGGATCAGCGCTTTCGGGCCATTCATCAGCCGCAGACTGAAGACTGGATGCTGCAAATCAAGTACCCGCAACATCGCGATTCTGGTATCTACGAGTGCCAGGTATCGACCACGCCCCACATGAGTCACTACATTCACCTGAATGTCGTTG AACCCTCGACGGAAATCATCGGTGCACCCGATCTGTATATAGAAAGTGGTTCCACTATAAACCTTACCTGTATCATACAAAACTCACCGGAGCCACCAGCCTATATCTTCTGGAATCACAATAATGCT ATCATCAACTATGATTCGCCGCGCGGAGGCGTGTCCGTGGTCACCAATAAAGGCGATACGACCACATCGTTCCTCCTAATTAAATCGGCGCGTCCGTCAGATTCCGGGCATTATCAGTGTAATCCATCAAATGCAAAGCCCAAAAGCGTTACAGTACATGTGCTCAATG GTGTTTCCCATTCCGTTTCCAGGGGAGTTCCCAGCAGCAATGCAGCACGCGGCACCAGTGCATCCTCGCCCCTCGCCCACTCGCTGTCTGTTTGTGTACCTGTTTGTGTGCTTCTGCAGCTGGGCGCTTGCCGGTGGATCGCTGCGCTGCTGGGCGCCGctctggccacgcccccgccgGTCCGAGTCCGTTCCGCCCGGCGGGCGGCGGGGAAGCGTCCTGGACCGCCAGTGGATCGATGTGCGCCACTCGCCTGCGACGTGCGGCACTTCCTCGCCAGCGTTCTGaggtggcgatggcgatggtcTTGGCGCTGGCACTGGAAAGGCACGCAGCAGGAGCATTCCTGGCACTATGTGAAGCCACAATCGCGCAGGGAGGCGGCAACGTGTAGGCAGCCCTTCGAGGCGGACATAAGGTGA
- the LOC6537248 gene encoding uncharacterized protein LOC6537248 isoform X1, whose translation MATFQMEMRQQQKQQQQQQQQHQRTNLRQRAAAVATCKARRQRQHLQPESTDSPQHGTDCIRLWPGCGPSTADRVIGNSPTCNNTSSSSNISSSNSSSSSISGCSCNFGRQRALIMLSMLVVVMALMSGNGVYAAQRDSYNSKDMSSSNNALPNEGVGGSAAGAGEAAAPGPTGVAGSEGGGGSGNNSSGNNKNGHPAAGSGAASESAALTTDASRSSSGSSSGSSTTITGIPSSSLHKASSASSNTFSSQLASGFHRNSIDLEEARNAGPYFDKAFSKNVTALLGKTAYLNCRVKNLGNKTMLLQVSWVRHRDIHLLTVGRYTYTSDQRFRAIHQPQTEDWMLQIKYPQHRDSGIYECQVSTTPHMSHYIHLNVVEPSTEIIGAPDLYIESGSTINLTCIIQNSPEPPAYIFWNHNNAFPSHPQIINYDSPRGGVSVVTNKGDTTTSFLLIKSARPSDSGHYQCNPSNAKPKSVTVHVLNGVSHSVSRGVPSSNAARGTSASSPLAHSLSVCVPVCVLLQLGACRWIAALLGAALATPPPVRVRSARRAAGKRPGPPVDRCAPLACDVRHFLASVLRWRWRWSWRWHWKGTQQEHSWHYVKPQSRREAATCRQPFEADIR comes from the exons ATGGCAACTTTTCAAATGGAAATGCgccagcagcaaaagcagcaacagcagcaacagcagcagcatcaacgaACGAATTTAAGGCAACGAGCGGCGGCAGTGGCAACATGCAAAGCCAggcgacaacgacaacatctGCAGCCGGAGTCCACTGACTCACCGCAGCACGGCACGGATTGCATAAGACTGTGGCCAGGATGTGGCCCATCCACCGCCGACAGGGTCATCGGCAACTCACCCACCTgcaacaacaccagcagcagcagcaacatcagtagcagcaacagcagcagcagcagcatcagcggttgcagctgcaactttgGACGGCAAAGAGCGCTGATTATGCTCAGCATGCTCGTCGTTGTCATGGCTCTGATGTCCGGCAATGGAG TTTATGCCGCTCAGCGCGACTCCTACAACTCGAAGGATATGAGCAGCAGTAACAATGCCCTGCCCAACGAAGGAGTGGGAGGATCTGCAGCTGGCGCAGGCgaggctgctgctcctggtccCACTGGTGTCGCCGGAAGCGAAGGCGGAGGTGGAAGCGGCAACAATAGCAGCGGAAATAACAAAAACGGCCATCCCGCCGCCGGATCAGGCGCTGCCTCCGAATCCGCTGCGCTGACAACCGATGCCAGTCGCAGCTCCTCTGGCAGCTCCTCTGgcagctccaccaccatcacGGGAATCCCGAGCAGCAGCCTCCACAAGgccagcagcgccagcagcaacacattCTCCTCCCAGCTGGCATCCGGCTTCCATCGCAACAGCATCGATCTGGAGGAGGCCCGCAATGCGGGTCCCTACTTCGACAAGGCCTTCTCCAAGAACGTCACCGCCCTGCTGGGCAAGACGGCCTACTTGAACTGCCGCGTCAAGAATCTGGGCAATAAGACG ATGCTGCTTCAGGTGTCGTGGGTGCGACATCGGGACATACATTTGCTGACAGTTGGCCGATACACATACACGTCGGATCAGCGCTTTCGGGCCATTCATCAGCCGCAGACTGAAGACTGGATGCTGCAAATCAAGTACCCGCAACATCGCGATTCTGGTATCTACGAGTGCCAGGTATCGACCACGCCCCACATGAGTCACTACATTCACCTGAATGTCGTTG AACCCTCGACGGAAATCATCGGTGCACCCGATCTGTATATAGAAAGTGGTTCCACTATAAACCTTACCTGTATCATACAAAACTCACCGGAGCCACCAGCCTATATCTTCTGGAATCACAATAATGCT TTTCCATCTCACCCGCAGATCATCAACTATGATTCGCCGCGCGGAGGCGTGTCCGTGGTCACCAATAAAGGCGATACGACCACATCGTTCCTCCTAATTAAATCGGCGCGTCCGTCAGATTCCGGGCATTATCAGTGTAATCCATCAAATGCAAAGCCCAAAAGCGTTACAGTACATGTGCTCAATG GTGTTTCCCATTCCGTTTCCAGGGGAGTTCCCAGCAGCAATGCAGCACGCGGCACCAGTGCATCCTCGCCCCTCGCCCACTCGCTGTCTGTTTGTGTACCTGTTTGTGTGCTTCTGCAGCTGGGCGCTTGCCGGTGGATCGCTGCGCTGCTGGGCGCCGctctggccacgcccccgccgGTCCGAGTCCGTTCCGCCCGGCGGGCGGCGGGGAAGCGTCCTGGACCGCCAGTGGATCGATGTGCGCCACTCGCCTGCGACGTGCGGCACTTCCTCGCCAGCGTTCTGaggtggcgatggcgatggtcTTGGCGCTGGCACTGGAAAGGCACGCAGCAGGAGCATTCCTGGCACTATGTGAAGCCACAATCGCGCAGGGAGGCGGCAACGTGTAGGCAGCCCTTCGAGGCGGACATAAGGTGA
- the LOC6537247 gene encoding low choriolytic enzyme gives MFLQTVRYLLLAAILGPILVASEGIESYENYYNEIHVDDEQAEAKTRNALTSPLQRWPGNKIFYRISTDYSDQEVANVRTAMASFGEQTCVQFEEIEGSAPAGKRYVSFKKSPNMCGTRVGYQPLSFGPHEVVLNERCLTMPAVIQHETLHLLGLFHEQSRPDRDEYVQIDYDNIPRKYWSQFMAMDQTTTFNVPYDYESVMHYSKNAFAKDPAKPTIRALIGGKAVEREMGQVRGPSEGDWTKIRLMYKC, from the coding sequence ATGTTCCTTCAAACAGTTCGGTATCTGCTGTTGGCGGCGATTCTTGGACCCATCCTGGTGGCGTCCGAGGGAATCGAGTCCTACGAGAACTACTACAACGAGATCCATGTGGATGACGAGCAGGCGGAGGCCAAGACCCGCAATGCGTTGACTTCTCCGCTCCAACGCTGGCCTGGCAACAAGATATTCTACCGCATATCCACGGACTACAGTGACCAGGAGGTGGCCAATGTGCGGACAGCAATGGCGAGTTTTGGCGAACAAACCTGCGTGCAGTTCGAGGAGATCGAAGGATCTGCTCCCGCTGGCAAGCGATATGTGTCCTTCAAGAAGTCGCCCAACATGTGCGGCACTCGGGTGGGCTATCAACCCCTGTCCTTTGGACCGCACGAAGTTGTCCTCAACGAGAGATGCCTCACCATGCCGGCTGTGATTCAACACGAGACCCTTCACCTGCTGGGCCTTTTCCACGAGCAGAGTCGTCCCGATCGCGATGAGTACGTGCAAATCGACTACGACAATATCCCGCGGAAGTACTGGTCGCAGTTCATGGCCATGGATCAGACGACCACCTTCAATGTCCCATACGACTACGAGAGCGTTATGCACTATTCGAAGAACGCCTTCGCCAAGGATCCCGCAAAGCCAACCATTCGAGCCCTCATCGGTGGCAAGGCGGTGGAAAGGGAAATGGGTCAGGTGCGGGGACCTTCTGAAGGGGATTGGACCAAAATTCGATTGATGTACAAGTGCTAG
- the LOC6537248 gene encoding homeotic protein female sterile isoform X4, with protein MATFQMEMRQQQKQQQQQQQQHQRTNLRQRAAAVATCKARRQRQHLQPESTDSPQHGTDCIRLWPGCGPSTADRVIGNSPTCNNTSSSSNISSSNSSSSSISGCSCNFGRQRALIMLSMLVVVMALMSGNGVYAAQRDSYNSKDMSSSNNALPNEGVGGSAAGAGEAAAPGPTGVAGSEGGGGSGNNSSGNNKNGHPAAGSGAASESAALTTDASRSSSGSSSGSSTTITGIPSSSLHKASSASSNTFSSQLASGFHRNSIDLEEARNAGPYFDKAFSKNVTALLGKTAYLNCRVKNLGNKTMLLQVSWVRHRDIHLLTVGRYTYTSDQRFRAIHQPQTEDWMLQIKYPQHRDSGIYECQVSTTPHMSHYIHLNVVEPSTEIIGAPDLYIESGSTINLTCIIQNSPEPPAYIFWNHNNAIINYDSPRGGVSVVTNKGDTTTSFLLIKSARPSDSGHYQCNPSNAKPKSVTVHVLNGK; from the exons ATGGCAACTTTTCAAATGGAAATGCgccagcagcaaaagcagcaacagcagcaacagcagcagcatcaacgaACGAATTTAAGGCAACGAGCGGCGGCAGTGGCAACATGCAAAGCCAggcgacaacgacaacatctGCAGCCGGAGTCCACTGACTCACCGCAGCACGGCACGGATTGCATAAGACTGTGGCCAGGATGTGGCCCATCCACCGCCGACAGGGTCATCGGCAACTCACCCACCTgcaacaacaccagcagcagcagcaacatcagtagcagcaacagcagcagcagcagcatcagcggttgcagctgcaactttgGACGGCAAAGAGCGCTGATTATGCTCAGCATGCTCGTCGTTGTCATGGCTCTGATGTCCGGCAATGGAG TTTATGCCGCTCAGCGCGACTCCTACAACTCGAAGGATATGAGCAGCAGTAACAATGCCCTGCCCAACGAAGGAGTGGGAGGATCTGCAGCTGGCGCAGGCgaggctgctgctcctggtccCACTGGTGTCGCCGGAAGCGAAGGCGGAGGTGGAAGCGGCAACAATAGCAGCGGAAATAACAAAAACGGCCATCCCGCCGCCGGATCAGGCGCTGCCTCCGAATCCGCTGCGCTGACAACCGATGCCAGTCGCAGCTCCTCTGGCAGCTCCTCTGgcagctccaccaccatcacGGGAATCCCGAGCAGCAGCCTCCACAAGgccagcagcgccagcagcaacacattCTCCTCCCAGCTGGCATCCGGCTTCCATCGCAACAGCATCGATCTGGAGGAGGCCCGCAATGCGGGTCCCTACTTCGACAAGGCCTTCTCCAAGAACGTCACCGCCCTGCTGGGCAAGACGGCCTACTTGAACTGCCGCGTCAAGAATCTGGGCAATAAGACG ATGCTGCTTCAGGTGTCGTGGGTGCGACATCGGGACATACATTTGCTGACAGTTGGCCGATACACATACACGTCGGATCAGCGCTTTCGGGCCATTCATCAGCCGCAGACTGAAGACTGGATGCTGCAAATCAAGTACCCGCAACATCGCGATTCTGGTATCTACGAGTGCCAGGTATCGACCACGCCCCACATGAGTCACTACATTCACCTGAATGTCGTTG AACCCTCGACGGAAATCATCGGTGCACCCGATCTGTATATAGAAAGTGGTTCCACTATAAACCTTACCTGTATCATACAAAACTCACCGGAGCCACCAGCCTATATCTTCTGGAATCACAATAATGCT ATCATCAACTATGATTCGCCGCGCGGAGGCGTGTCCGTGGTCACCAATAAAGGCGATACGACCACATCGTTCCTCCTAATTAAATCGGCGCGTCCGTCAGATTCCGGGCATTATCAGTGTAATCCATCAAATGCAAAGCCCAAAAGCGTTACAGTACATGTGCTCAATGGTAAGTAA
- the LOC6537246 gene encoding protein fem-1 homolog CG6966, with amino-acid sequence MDYKFIVFNAARDNNLAQLKATLYNKSSGEVGSLISAKVNGATPLVISCRNGHYDIVEYLLTKCRANVEQVGSVSFDGEPIEDAPPLWCAAAAGHLGIVKMLVRRGANVNSTTRTNSTPLRAACFDGHYEIVKYLVHHGADFEVANRHGHTCLMIACYKGHFRIAQYLLSLNADVNRCSVKGNTALHDCAESGSLQILQLLLKHGATMDVDYYGMTPLLAASVTGHMPIVEHLITLPCVSRESRIHALELLGATYVDRKRDMAAALNLWRRALEERAVEPPLEKKVQEPVPAYEMVREVTSVEELEEMVLDPDEMRMQALVIRQRILGPTHPDTSYYIRFRGAHYADAGRFDRCIELWSYALTMQQKILQPLSPMTQSSLLSFAELFSFMLVEAGRLLPRGRVVPPIEADGMLTIFYKAVKEVERGQAFTLEQQKDQQQPQKQLPAADKSPSCSASSSASSSSSTTLLSAHQHDCNHDPNALSRTMISAIHIGCLLSSLLDTDALNPEMRRQVMGALYRLNRLKVRVRFDRTALHYACYREGTLAGRYPSCQFPSVTLAKALLEVGADPNAIDEAGNTPLHLATMQPYVEPLSHILLEGGAHLDTKNYAGETFESLLAPTPMHKIIDPMKYTTLTCLAARTIKKHDIRYEGSVPATLYEFIELH; translated from the exons ATGGATTACAAATTCATTGTTTTCAACGCAGCGAGGGACAACAATTTGGCGCAATTAAAG GCCACCCTTTACAACAAAAGCTCCGGCGAAGTGGGCAGCCTGATCTCGGCGAAAGTGAACGGAGCCACCCCGCTGGTCATCTCCTGCCGCAATGGACACTACGACATTGTAGAATACCTCTTGACAAAGTGTCGGGCCAACGTGGAGCAGGTGGGATCGGTCAGTTTCGACGGGGAGCCCATCGAGGATGCCCCACCGCTGTGGTGCGCAGCGGCTGCCGGCCACCTGGGCATCGTGAAGATGCTCGTCCGCCGGGGGGCGAATGTGAACAGTACGACCAGGACGAATTCCACACCGCTGAGAGCCGCCTGCTTCGATGGACATTACGAGATCGTCAAATACCTGGTGCACCATGGAGCAG ACTTTGAGGTGGCGAACCGTCACGGCCACACCTGCTTGATGATCGCCTGCTACAAGGGTCACTTCCGCATCGCCCAGTATCTGCTCTCCCTGAACGCCGACGTGAACCGCTGCAGTGTGAAGGGCAACACGGCGCTGCACGACTGCGCCGAGTCGGGCTCGTTGCAgatcctccagctgctgctcaaGCACGGCGCCACCATGGACGTGGACTACTACGGAATGACTCCGCTGCTGGCGGCCAGTGTCACCGGTCACATGCCCATCGTCGAGCACCTGATCACTCTGCCCTGTGTGAGCAGGGAGTCGAGGATTCACGCGCTGGAACTGCTCGGCGCCACGTACGTGGACCGGAAGCGTGACATGGCAGCGGCACTAAACCTGTGGCGTCGAGCGCTCGAGGAGCGTGCCGTGGAGCCACCGCTGGAGAAGAAGGTGCAGGAACCGGTGCCGGCCTATGAGATGGTTCGCGAGGTGACCAGcgtggaggagctggaggagatggTTTTGGATCCTGATGAGATGCGAATGCAGGCTCTGGTCATCAGGCAGCGCATTCTCGGACCCACTCACCCGGACACCAGCTACTACATTCGATTTAG GGGCGCTCACTACGCGGACGCTGGACGCTTCGATCGCTGCATCGAACTGTGGTCCTATGCGCTCACCATGCAGCAGAAGATTCTTCAGCCACTCAGCCCGATGACGCAGTCCTCGCTGCTGTCCTTCGCCGAGCTGTTCAGCTTTATGCTGGTGGAGGCGGGTCGCCTGCTGCCCAGAGGTCGAGTGGTGCCGCCGATTGAAGCGGACGGCATGCTGACGATCTTCTATAAGGCAGTCAAAGAGGTGGAACGCGGTCAGGCCTTCACGCTGGAACAGCAGAAGGACCAGCAGCAACCGCAGAAGCAGCTGCCAGCAGCTGACAAATCGCCATCCTGTTCGGCTTCCTCATCCGCATCTTCCTCCTCCTCAACGACGCTGCTATCGGCGCATCAGCACGATTGTAATCACGATCCCAATGCCCTGAGTCGCACCATGATAAGTGCCATTCACATAGGCTGTCTGCTGAGCTCTCTGCTGGACACAGACGCTCTGAACCCAGAAATGCGTCGCCAGGTGATGGGAGCGCTGTACCGTCTGAATCGCTTGAAGGTGCGCGTAAGGTTCGATCGCACCGCCTTGCACTACGCCTGCTATCGGGAGGGCACGCTGGCCGGCCGCTATCCCTCATGCCAGTTCCCCTCGGTGACGCTGGCGAAAGCCTTGCTGGAGGTGGGTGCAGATCCGAATGCCATCGACGAAGCGGGCAACACGCCACTCCATTTGGCTACCATGCAGCCCTATGTGGAGCCCCTGTCGCACATCCTGCTCGAGGGCGGAGCGCATTTG GACACCAAAAACTATGCTGGCGAGACGTTTGAGAGTCTGCTGGCCCCCACGCCCATGCATAAGATCATCGACCCAATGAAGTACACAACGCTGACGTGTTTGGCCGCAAGGACGATCAAGAAGCATGACATTCGCTACGAGGGAAGCGTACCAGCCACTCTGTACGAGTTCATCGAGCTGCACTAG